CTTACAAGAAGGAACTTACGAAGTATTTCATGTTGAAATACGATGTTATATCCATAGATGCTGTTGATGCTTTTAATCGGATACTTTGTAGTGATTTTTATGATCTAATTATTCTTGATTTTTTATCAGACCGAGATATGTCGATAATTTTGAATTTACTTAGAGGAATTAAAAAAAATAGCCTTTATGAGAAAATTCCAGTTATTATTGTTTCTAATATAACTAGAAAAGATATCGTTACAATTTTTGTTGAAGAGAGAGTGGATGATTATTTTTTAAAAAGTTTAGATTTGTTAGTTCTGGAGGCTAGGGTAAGCGGATTTATTGAAAAGGAAAAGAGCATAGAGCAGGGACAGAAATATCTAGATCTCATACTTAAGAGTAGAGAATGTCTTGAGAGTGAATTACTTGAGGCTAGGAACTATGTTGAAAGCTTATTACCTAATAAATTGCAAAATGAGTTTTTTAGTACCAATTGGATTTTTATACCCTCAGAGAGAATTGGAGGTGATTTTTTTAATTATTATTTTGTTAGTGATGATGAATTAGTAATCTATTTAATAGACATTTCAGGTCATGGGGTAGGTTCTACACTTTTATCTTTAAGTGTTGCAAGTGTTATTAATTCTTATGTTATGAATAATGATGCTATTAATCCTTCCAAGGTTTTAGGATATGTTAATAGTTATTTTGTCAAATTTAAAAGTGATATGTTTATTACATTATGGTATGGGGTTTTGAATGTCAAGACAAGACATCTGAGATTTGCAGCAGCAGGGGCCCCTCCCGCTATTGTTATAACCTATGGGGATAATTTTTGTCTCCATGCAAAGGGGATGATTCTTGGAATTGAGGAGGTATATTCTTGTCAAGAGAGTGAAGTTTTATTAAATAAAAATTCGCATCTCTTACTTTTCAGTGATGGTGTTTACGAGATTGAGAATAAGAAAAATTTAATAATGTCTATTGATGATTTTTATGGAGTAATTAAAGAAAATACGAATCATTTAGATGACTTTATTTTAATGAGCATTTATAGGAGTATGTTAGACCTATCCAAATACAACAAATTTAGAGATGATTTTTCCGTTCTAGAGTTTATTATTAACTAACAGAGGCCCTTGAATGAAGAAAGGTTGTTAACCAAGTGCTTAAACCATAAGTACAATTCTATTTTTTTTTAATCTCTCGGGTTTTTCCTTGATTTCTGGATTGTTTGTCTTTATTTGTGTTCGATCCGGTAAGGGATTTTAGTAGTTTATTCAGCGTCCAAGTAGAAAACTTTATATAAAGTATTTTGAAAGGATTTTTTGTATTCCTAAGTAACACCCGCAGGGATTCCAGATTCATTACAGTTACTATCTCTCTTAAAATTTTTGGAAGATTATTAAAAACTTTAGAACCGACCTTATGTCCTTCCATGATGAAGTTCTGGAGCGTTGTTTGGTCTTTTTTTTGTAATCTCCTCATGTACAATTTTAATATTCTCTCTTGTGTT
This is a stretch of genomic DNA from Borrelia sp. P9F1. It encodes these proteins:
- a CDS encoding PP2C family protein-serine/threonine phosphatase, whose translation is MNNANIVGILNEFNLKLENIFLLINTYSYELYKETPRYFYGDITNYLELTLEVSNKFKEELEASEGLRIGKFLIKSVRCDLVSYLYLSLELIDNSMNYGEVKDAGFAFLKAISFKISSIVSYVEIELERLILSSIHTKQVVNKDRHKILIFSGDKPYKKELTKYFMLKYDVISIDAVDAFNRILCSDFYDLIILDFLSDRDMSIILNLLRGIKKNSLYEKIPVIIVSNITRKDIVTIFVEERVDDYFLKSLDLLVLEARVSGFIEKEKSIEQGQKYLDLILKSRECLESELLEARNYVESLLPNKLQNEFFSTNWIFIPSERIGGDFFNYYFVSDDELVIYLIDISGHGVGSTLLSLSVASVINSYVMNNDAINPSKVLGYVNSYFVKFKSDMFITLWYGVLNVKTRHLRFAAAGAPPAIVITYGDNFCLHAKGMILGIEEVYSCQESEVLLNKNSHLLLFSDGVYEIENKKNLIMSIDDFYGVIKENTNHLDDFILMSIYRSMLDLSKYNKFRDDFSVLEFIIN